GTACTAGTGGGCCGGCTACCAGCCCACGTGCCactacagtagccgtgccggcccggcacggcccagcaccttcttgggccgtgcttgggccgtggccttggcacgtgggccggcacggcacggcccgctataggagccgtgcctaacgggccgtgccctagtgggccgtgccgtgtcgtgctgggccgggccgcccgtttggcctgcTATAAACGTAGCAGTACACTAGTACAGTACTACAAACTTGACGAGGGAGAGGACCGAATATGCAGCAATCAGCATTGGTAAAAGCTTAAGCGCATGTGCGCCAATTGACATCCCCTGTGATACTGCAGACGACATGCGCAAGTATGAGCATTATCAACCTTCGAGACTTCTCTCCCACCAGTACACTAACTAAAAGTTATGTAATGTTCCCAACCTTTTGAAATGAATAAAGGTTTAGGCTGGCAAAAGCCAGCCGTAGTTCCCTTCCGAAGGGTATAAGCATCGAGATTTCTGACATGGCTCTGTTTGGATTTAAGAGATATTTTTTAGCCCTCTCTTAAATAGCCCAAATAGCTCAAAAAGATTCAAAAGGGTGAGCTATTTGAGAGCTATTTGGAAATAGCCCACCCAAAAAAACTATCCCACCCAAGAGGGAAGAAAATTTGGTAAGACTTAAGTCCTACGCTTATCCGAAAGACTCTGCTTCCCGCACGACACCTGTCCGCACAAATCTTAAGAGTAGCGAATATCTCTTTTGtaccctttcttcttcctccggccAGGGACTTGGCGACAAATCCAACTCGCTCTTAGGACCGAGGGTCCAGCATCTTCAGACGTAGCAAGGTCCGGGGGCAAGGTCTGGAGCAGAGTTTCCGGTTGCCACCGCACCCGTCATGCTTCTTCCATGGAAAATATTCACCTGACATTGTTGTTGGTCAAAGGTAATGGATGAACTTGCAATGCACTAGAACTTGGGAAAACATCAAATTGATAGATGTCGCCATGTCGATGTGTGTGTGAAGCCTCTGTATACGTTGCATCCTAGTAAATGATTAGGCCTGGTTGTCAAAAGAGAAAAATGATTAGGCCTGACCTTAAAACCTATTGACGGCGGTTGGGTTGAGCACGAGGTCGATGCCGCTGCGCCTCCTTGGCGCCCCCTTTCTTCAACACATCGTCCAGTGCTGCTAGCTGTGACCTCGCCGTGGCCAGAGATGCCAGTCAAACTGTGGGCTTGATGCCttgccggcggccggccgggtaGTACGAAGATGGGAGattggagaagagagagaggaaagagaacTGTTGGGAGAAGAGACTTGCTGCTCTAAGATTCGTTTGGACAGGTGTCGTGTGAGGAAGCAAAGTCTTTCGGATGAGCGTAGGACGGAAGTCTTACCAAATTTTCTTCCCCCAATAGATGCTAATTGGGGCTATTTTAGGTGGGGCCACTGAAAAAATGTCTTTTCTCTTTATCTCTCTCCATGAGAAGTTACGTTAAAAGccaaatagctctcaaaatagCTATTGGATCCAAACAACTCAGAGTTATTTTATTGGAGGACTATTTACTTGTGCTAaaaaatagctctcaaaataactcTTGGCTAGTTCTCTAAACAGGGCTATTAATTGATGGAGTCATACACCCACGACTTTATTCATGAGGCCACCATCTACCACACAAAAACTGTTTCGTACTATTCCACCGTACCGAAATTGTTCCGCTATagtattaaggctgtgtttagttcagcgcaaagtttggattttggttgagattggatatgatgtgactgaaaggttgtgtgtatgacaagttgatgtgatggaaaaggactgaagtttgaatccaaattttggatctaaacacagcctaattttTGGTAGGTGTTGCTGGACAACTAAAAAAGTCACATAAATCATTGTTGCCACTTGCCATGCTACTATTGCTTGTGCAATAACATTTGCTGTGCTTATCACATAGGGATGAAATGTGAACAAGTTAttagaagttttttttatgaaaaattaaataaaaatgaactaaaaaaacaaaaatcaaaatgTATAGTATCATATTGGCTATAATGTATATTTTCGCTTCAAATTAATAATAACTAGTCCAACCTATTATGGCAGTGGTAGTCAAATCAATCTTCTCACAAgtcttaaaaataaataatggaGTGTTTAGATCTAGCGGccaaaagttttggcgtgtcacattgaatatatggacacatatttgaagtattaaacgtagactaataacaaaacaaattacagattccgcatgtacactgcgagacgaatttattaagcctaattaatccgtcattagcaaatgtttactttagcaccacattatcagatcatggagcaattaggcttaaaagatccgtcttgcaatttacatgcaatctgtgtaattagtttatttttcttatatttaatactccacacatgtgtccaaacattcgatgtgacagtgtaaaaaattttgccaggggatctaaacaggccctaagtttGTTACTATACTCTATAAACCTTGTGGTCACAAATTTTAAGTTTCCATGCACATTGGAAATTCTCATCTCCCAACCACGGATGCAGGTCGTTTGCAGTACTGCACATACAGTACTGCAGGGGATCTCAATTGCTGCCCAATCACACAACTACTAGTAGCAACTAGCATAACTGCAAGATAGATGTTCAGATGGCCCAACCGAACAAGCCAACTATctctcactctttctcaaaaaaaaaaaaaaagagaataagttCACCGATCGTCACTCAACTTTATGTTGAGTTTGTTTCACATCCCTTATctccaataccagaaatcttcacccctaaatAATACAAAACCATGCAATTAGAGTTCCACAACAGTATGTATCTCCGGTTTCGCTAACGTGGTATCCTAGTCAGCGATAAaaaggcccacatgtaagttaTAAGAGAAAATGTGTGGTCTTCATATCTTCTCtattctattttcttttctttcttctcctttctttgGTGAGCCCGGGAGGTCGCCGCTGGCAGAGGGGGGGGAGAGGTGGCCGGCGAGCCcggccgagctccgccgctaTCGACGCCGCCTCGAGCGCCCAACAAAGCCATAGCTAACCTCGCCTGCGTCTTCTCGGCGGAGGCGAACGCCCCTGTGGCGGGCGTCGCACCGCACCACTCTAGACTACCTCGCCAGCGAGGGAGTCGGAGGCGAGCTCCTTGCGGATGCCGATCTCGCTATTGCAGAGGAGCTCATCAAGCCGATCCGCTGATGTAGCCGCTGGCAGCCCTGGCCAGCCCGGCCGAGCTCCGCCGTCACCACCTCAAGCACCCACTGAAGCCGCAGGTGACCTCACCCACATCTTCTTGGTGGAGGTAGCGGTGAACACCCCTGCGGCGGTCGTCGCACCGCACCACATCGGACTACCTCGGCGGTGGGGTGAGTTGGAGGTGAGCTCCTTGTGGATGCCGACCTCGCCATTGTAGAGTCCCCGCCCGttgacgaggtcgacgacgtgAAAGGATACGAGGGAGGGGGCAGGCAGACGCGAGGGAGGAGCTCGTCAAGCCGAAATGCTGTCGCTGGTGGTCCCAACGTCTACCCCTCCGGCACCGGCAACCATGATGAGATCCCACTCTAGCTCGTGGAACACGAGTGGGAGGCTACAGAGGGCGAGGCGACATGAGGTGTCGGTAGCACGGCAAGGTTTGGTTAGGATGTGCagagctggtggtggtggagggcaATGAGTTCACGAGCGGTCGAGGGTGCCGGAGCTGCTGCTGTCGGTGGTGCCATCCTCCTCACCGGCTGCTCTTCCTCACCGTCTGTTGCTGGGCGCTGCCCGATGATATGAGCACAGAggagagattgagagagagaggggggagggaggggggggtgAAAGGGAAATGGTCATTGACAAGTGTGCGTCGACATATGCTACGTCAACAAAAACCGAGGATAATATGGTCCATATTGCTAAGGGACTTATTTAACATGGTTTCGAATACTTGAGGGGTCAACATTTCTAACATTGAGGATTAGGGGGACGTCATGTAGACTCGATCTGAAGTTGAGGTACTgagagtgaacttattccaaaaaaaCTGAAAACAATAAGCCCACTATGAGTCCACGGGCCCAAAGACCCAGGCCCAAACCGCGTGCCGTTTCCCTGCACAAGCCCAACCCCACACATATCATCTCATCCCATCTCTCCCCCGTCTTCTCGAACTCTCCATCTCGGGATCTCGCCCACCCACCACTccaccccctctcctctccgtgcgccgccgcagaattcctcgccgccgccgccgccgccgccgccgtgaggtCCATCGAGATCGCGACCGGAGCAGGTGGGTGATCCGCTCCCGCCTCTCGCCTCCCCCCTCTTACCTCCCCTCCTTCGTGATTTCCCCGGTCCCAAACCCTAGATCCGCCGCACGGCCCCTTGCGGGATTAGATCTATCGGTCTCGGGGGGCAGGTCTCTACGTCGTTTTTGTGATTCGTTGTTTAATCCGAttgtatttttgttttcttttggcgATTTGATAGGTGCAGGTTGCGATGGCCCGCGTGTACGTCGGAAACCTGGATCCCCGCGTGACGGCGCGGGAGCTCGAGGACGAGTTCCGCGTCTTTGGAGTTCTTCGGAGGTTAGTGACTCGCCCCACCTGTGGTATGTATTGTGTGCGATTGTTTCGGTTTTCTGCTAGAGCTGCGTGCGCATGTGGAATCATATGGGGGAACATAGCTTTAGCCCACCATCGGAACAGCAAAACTCGTTCTAGGGCCAGGGCCTGAGTGACCTATGCAGCCACATTTATGTAACTTTTGGGGAAGACGATTGGCCATACCAGCAGTGCACGGTGAAATTTTAAATGTTGTAGGCTTTTCTGAAATCCTGTTCCGACCCTAGTAGATTTTACTGTAATAGAAGAGGTAGAGAGGGAATTTGATGGATTCATTTTACTCAAGATTATCTTATTACAAGtcgttatttatttatttattttgagatgtaTTGATCTTTCTAGAGCACAATTACTTCCCAGCTATGGCATCCAGGCTTTAGATTGCAGTGTACCCATCTACCTGACATCAATGgcctccaaccaaacactagACTTCAAGCACCTTGGATTAGATTTTATCAGGATACAAATTCAACTCATTCAGATATCTACAACACTTATTTGGCTAATTTACTGTATGCTGGAGATGCTTTTACGGTTTTTCTGTTGCCTaactttttcttattttcttgatGTGCTGCCAATAAGTTTCTTACCTGAGGCCATGTATTTGTATTTTGCACCCACAATTCAAATTATGTTTGATGCTGATTGTCCTGATGCAGTTTGCTTATTTTTGTTTTGTGCAAGCAGTGTATGGGTCGCAAGAAAGCCACCAGGTTTTGCATTCATTGATTTTGATGACAGGAGGGATGCTCAGGATGCAATTCGTGATATAGATGGTATGTGAATGCTTTTATGAGAACATAGCCTCTGTCAGTTGGATCTATCACCTCTGAGAATCTTTCTGCTCTGATTTTCTTTTGGTGAGTTACAGGGTGGTCTTTGCTTGCAAAAATATCTTGTGAAAGTTAAACTTCTTTCAAAGGCCATGATATATGCCTATTAGTGACAACATGTGTTACCATTATATCTATACTTTGTTTTAGTACCAGAATTATGTGAATGTGATGTGGCCTGCTGTTTAGATTATGCTTTTCCTCCCAGTCCCTCTCTCTCATCCACCAAAACACCTCCTTGCACTGTTATGTTAGAGCAATTTCATGTTTGTGCATTAATCACTTGGACGTATAAGCTGTTTGGACATTGTCAAGAGGGTCAAGATCCTACATTTATGGGGGAAGTGGGGTGAGGCGATAAGGCGTAAAACAAACAGTAGTGACAACTCTGAATTTCTAATTTTTAAATGGCTTCTTTTATAGGCAAGAATGGATGGAGAGTTGAGCTGTCTCGTAATGCAAGCAGTGGTCGTGGTGGCCGTGATCGATATGGTAGCTCTGAGAGCAAGTGTTATGAATGTGGTGAGACTGGGCACTTTGCTCGTGAATGCCGTTTGAGGATTGGTTCCGGGGGTCTAGGCAGTGGAAGGCGTCGTAGCAggagccgcagccgcagccgaaGTCCCAGGTACCGCAGGAGTCCAAGCTATGGCAGAAGGTAATCAAAATGTCAAATAACTGTTACACTGTTGCAATAGTTAAAAGCTTTTTGTTACTATAAGTTAATGGTCACAATACCATTGTTGGGACTGTTGGTTCTGCTATGGATGTGAAGTGTTAGTGGTTTGCAACCCTACTCACTCTTTGATACAACTAAGTTATCTTTCTGTATTCATTGTAAAACATTATATGACATGCACACAATTTGTTAATTTAGGGTTGCCTATGGTCCAAATTTACAAACACTAAGATAAAGCTTGCAATTTTTTCTATTCAGTATTTATCCACCTGTTGCCATTTCCCAACATCTAGGATAGTAAGTGCTAGCAAAGAATAGTGTAGCATTTATGCCCTGTTTTGTGTATGTAACTAGTATATTTACACGAAGAAGAATAACATATCTGATAATGTTATAAATGATTTGCTATGTGAGCAGAAGTTACAGCCCTGCAGGGCGCTCTCCAAGGCGTCGTAGTGTGTCACCGGCTCGTGCACGCAGCTATAGCAGGTCACCACAATACAACCGTGGCCGTGATGAATCTCCTGCCTATGATAACGGGTAATGCAGATTTCAGTAAGCAGTTGTCATTTTACTGTTTCTAACTGAGTTAACCATTTTCATCGTTCGCTCTTCGACAATCTCTAATATGTTCCATTTATGGTGTCAGATATCGCCGCAGCAGAAGTTAGAGCTGAACCTGATGTCTAAAGACTGCTGTTACAAATGTTACTTTGTGGGTTGTCAGCTATGAACAATGCCCTACTCCAAATATCATCATCAACTCTGGACTTTGATTAAGGTTCTCATAACTTATCTACCTTATTATGCTTTGTGTTTGAAGTTATATTACTCGAGAAACTTATGATTGGATGTGTATTCAACTAAGTTCAACTGTCTTTCTGTGTGTCAATAAGGCATCGGCCTGCACTGCTTAAACGACTCGGCCGACTACGGCTACCAGTTATATCTTCGTGGTTGTGTTCTTCGCTCTTCATTCTACGCGCGCCCTCGCCTGCTTCATGCAAACGTCATACAGCCCCATTAGTTGCTGCCTACAACACCTCTTCGTGATCCATATACTTCGTTGAAGATGCTGCTCATCAGAAAACAGTAATCGCCTTCTTTTATCGTAATAAAAATTTGGTCATATTGTCTTCGGAACAACAGTAAGTGCAGCATCTGGAAGTATTGGTGAAACAAAGTTCTTCGTAGGCATAGACTCCAGAAAATGAATCTGCAATCCGAGGAGCTGCAGTATTCAGTTGGATGATTTACACCCCTGCCCAGTCCGTCACGCCTTGTGGCAGGTAAATGAGGTCACCAGAGGAGTGCTTTTTGACAAGGCCGATTTCAGCTCAGCAAGCACTGTATCTGTGCAAGCCTGCTTAAGATTTTGTTGGATGCAGCCAGAGGTTTTGCTCTCCATGATCTTCCTTCTGCACTCGCTCAGCCTGCCTCAGCCTACCCTGCGTGCTGCCGTCTAGCCAAGAGCCTTCGCCACCACTGCTTCCCCGACGTCGCCTTCGTTTCCATTGCTTCCCCGACGTTTGATTTCATTTGCTTAGCATTTGTTCGTCAAATTAATGTGGTGAATGGTTATTTCTTAGGGATCTACGGGTGAAAAATGCCAGATGTTATTCTATTTCGTCGTCGAAATGTGATCATTATTCATATCATCGCATGCCCTTTGCACTGCATTGCCGTTTCATTATCCCGACTCGGTTGGTTGTGTGGCCAAGATGCCTAACCGACCATCAACGTCAAGATGCTCACTGTAGTGTAAGACACGAGCACATCCAAAAGGCTGGTGGTGACATGAAGAAAGCTGACGTTTCTTGCCGATCAACTGTTGGTTGCCGTTCGCCTACCGGTTCATGTTGCGCGAATTGTCCCAAGATCGTGACGCTGTTCTCCGTTGCGCCGTTCGGGTTAACCTTTGGCACACGATACGTAGCGttcctgaaaaaaaatcgaTACAATCTCGCACGAAAACGGGGCAAATTCCTCCGCGTTCAAATCCAAACAGCTCTCTCTTGAGTCGCGACTCGCGACGGCGGGACATGAGCCGACGACCGGGTGGTTTGGTTGGTGCCGCGCACGCAGATGATGCAGGTGGGCGTGGATGGATGATGTATGGGGAGAAGAAAGTAGAGTATGGAAAGGAGGATGGGTTGGTGATGCGAGGCGCCGCCGCATCGCACCAGGACATTATCCCGATCGAAACGGGCTCAATAAACAAACGGCTCGAGGAAGGAGGATTAGGTAGATGATGATCGATGGACGAtccctttgctttttttttgtcgACCTTAGCTGGGGCTCTGCCGCCGATATATTGTATTAAAAAAAGTTCCATCCGAtgttaaatttttatattttgggaagtACTACtccgtcttaaaaaaaagacaaaccctaacTTCGAACCTGGAGTGTTAGACAcgcatatgtccagattcatattgtcgaaacatgaattcggcaataataaaaggaggtagcgcacgagacctaaaagtggatggatgcagagacaaaggatttagacaggttcaggccctctcgatgagaggtaataccctactcctgtttggggatttgaatccgccgggtgtagtatagatctgacgatcaggttgtctcatgccccctagagggcctcctgcccaccttatatagggtggggggcaggattacaagatagaaaccttaaccaatacggtatcggtttcctaaatctactttacaatattatcaaaccaggactttaggccgttccgtaacatacaaggaaacgtaatacccaagtcatgatctgttacatattccatagatataagttatcccctatagccagtcggataactatgccatgtgggtatggggtacccataatctccacagtagcccctgagaccttcacagtcgaaaagataatcttctctcgaactagattactccaaagctgagtgcttcaatcatcttcgccatggtctccgaagtacttttaccaaatatgaagactgtggagggctgaaaaataaagtcagatgCATcaactagatgcacctaataggtgtagccctcgACTATGCGGTTaagtgaacaaaccaagcatatagtcaaggaataaataatccaaccaaccgagtggcttcgataattgtagtcaaccaagcgacttaatattaatatgtagcatatgcggtgtgaatccctgaataatatgatccaagtgatataccgactgctttgtaaaatatgatgagtgtaacctaaagttggctacatcattgaaaattcacatagcaaaatagctataaagaagcttgtatgttgtgaataaagaaatttccaaagtattgggcatacgccatgcgcacactgctttaacagatgtgcttgagtccctagaagacacatggttccaccacacctggaaatatatggcatatgtggtataaaatccgagtaaataaactcataaaggatttaccaaccgcctagaaaatgaccacaatatataatcagcctaagccataatattggtcaataaaaatgcacacttacgtggcgaaaagcaacgatattgtatccaatcaattgcttaaaaacccaaacagcaccatgactatattaaaaagtcagcggggcagctatataaagctttactgtttgacaccttttaagatgcactgtaccaactcctaaaaagttgagtaactgcggtataaaaggattttaaggtattgggcacttgatcacgcgcactttggcctaagcaaaaagtgcctaagtccctaaaagaacgtgacaggccacacctgaaaatatgggctgcagacatattaggcctaggccaaaaaatatgccttcgacaccctttaaaggatgacgcatgtaacatgcttccgagtaataaatcttccgggtaatatagaccaagtgtagctcatatgaatagcttctgatctgaatgattatcccttatgggatactccaaaataggtgtaacaattgaatcccgactggcgcaagtattcggttgatagcccttacggggaataataattggtccagtctttgagcatagaaaatagactcatgactatgaatccatgtggaatgtatccggaacaagtccaaattggagatataatcctcacgcttgagttgatgagcccctgagcatatagcttgtccttctgtcgtagtcacaatcgtccattgatggtagctgacgcagttggcatatagacaagacgaccaatatagagataatattgcccaccagaggtggcaacaatactggtggtagtgaagatagtgataccaatctaAAGTAATGAAGTCGCATAgtcatggaggcgaagaaaccagtcggcggcagacagatcaactaacaatgaagatgaaggaACCCAGCGACAAaattgtgtagccatggcagcaaaataatcagtcggtgacagacgaggtAGATCAAAGGTGATGacaaaatccaccaatcatgaagatgaagaaaatagttgacgacgacaaacgcaaccgacatgatgaagaagacgatgtcggtgatccagccaatagcagtgtaccaaccaatgataatgacaaagacactcatcagcatttgcatagtaggtcaaccgtgaaggtgaaataataagtcggcgaaaacataatcatccattagcaacagcggagatgtcagggtcgatgaagcagaggtgctggtgatgatgtcagtgacaataatccatcaaattaatgttatagctgttgtagatgcttcacttggaggagagttgatgttgttgtccaactcgttcaaaccgaaatatttgaagttgttgaagtagaatgtctgttccgaagcaaagatgaagataatgactcctggagttgactcattggcttatataaaatttgtcaaattttgagccttatatttgtgtagcccccgactctttggttagttgggaaacaactgaacatagagtcgagaacacATATCtagaaatggattttttttttttagaaagatgGAGTATGTAGTAACTTGGGGGtcatattattttctttttcagataCTTCACCAGATTATTACAATGGAGTGCTCCACGTCTTTAAAATACCTTTTCAGAATGAACTCTtttctacttcctccatttcatattataagccgTTTTGATCGTTTTAAAATCAAACTTTTggaaagtttgattaagtttatagaaaaatatagcaacatttatagcactaaattagttttattgaatctaacattgaatacatttgaagtttatttgttttatgttaaaagtattgctatattttttataagctTTATCAAagctaaagaagtttgacttagaaaaatatcaaaacgacttatagcATGAAACGAATGTAGTACAATGTTGTTTGAGCATATCACTtgtttaaattatttatataatttacttATCAAAATATGTAATCTATTGttataataaaattaataatCTGATTCAGATATGGCCTACGAGCGTATATTTTAGTTATAATAAAATATTGAAACAATAGATTAAATAATTTacttatcaaaatatttaatctATTGTTATAATAGAGAATATTATCTCCAATGCAGATgcttactcccttcgtcccataaattTCAGTTTTAGTATTGaagataatatttttaatacaataaatctatACATCCAATATTAGATTGGATGGAGGGTATATGTTGGAGCCTGGAGAAGAAAATGAACTTCACATGCGTATGCACAGGCAGACAGGCTCATATGACCACACGGATCCATCACAGCCTAAAAATGCATTCTTTTAACAAAAGAGTAGTTGACCAGGTCTCCGTGTCAATcaatactactactagtactagtagtctAGTACTGGAGTAGTACCAAAAGCAGCAGACCAAAAGAAAGAATCTCTCTACTCGACTAAAAATCACACCTTCACCCTTCATGTCAGCACACTAACCGCGATATTTACCCCAAATCCCACCGATTTAACAGCGGTTAGTAGTAATAATAAAGTAAGGTTTGGATGCATGGACTTAACTTTAatctctatatttagacactaatttaaattattaaatatatactacttacaaaaccaattacataaataaaagtaaattcgcgagataatttttttaaacctaattaatccataattaaagaatatttactatagcatcacatagactaattatggattaattaggctcaatagattcgtcttgcgaattagtccaacattataaatatattttattaataatatatatttaatatttataattagtatctgCACATACGATATACGATATCATAGGGTCTTCAGCGAAAAGGCCCCCATCGTCTTCCCCCTTTCCACGGTAGTTTTCGTTTTCcgctcgccttcctcctccctctcccttcccctcctcgaactccgcgcggcggccgcggcctccctccctcccgctcGATCCCGACAGCCGCCGCAGCTCCCCGATTCAGCGCGGTCTCTGCTCTCCTGCTCCTCTGGTGGCTCACGCGGGGAAGGATCCGGCGCTGGATGGATGAGAGGAGGATGAGGTAGTTTGTTTGGTGGTTTGGTTGTGGCGGAGGTAAGCCCATGTTTGGGTCGAGGAGGGTGAAGGACGAGATGGAGCTCAGGAAGCAGAGGACCGTGAGGTGAGAGCGGCTACTACTTGCTTTGCTTTGGGGAATCGGGGTCTTTGAGTTTTGAGTTTGTTTTTAGCTTGGGGGGAAGTTGGGGGGCGCGGAGGTGAAGGCATGACAAGGGCAGTCTTTCTCCCACTTATTAGTGGGGAATTCAAGAAGAATTCCATTTCTTGCGAGGAGAAGATGAATTCTTGAGTGGATTTGGTTGCTGGTGGTGGTCAGTTGGTCACTGCTGTATTTTTGGACTAGTGTTTAGCTCATCAGttatagttatgttcgatttaaATGGTTAGGTTTAATTTCTTGTGTTGGATTATGGATAATCTTGTAGTGAATCCCACAAGTTGTTTGCTAACTTCAGGCTTAACTTTGATGAGCACAATTAGAGATATATTTATAAATGAGAATGAGATGGGAAAGGTAGTCTGATAAGCCTAAGAAGATCATGTCATGCTGATTGCTGATCATTTCTTGCTTTTAGAATCACTCTAACAATTTCTCTCTCTACTCCTGTATAAAAGAATCTAGCAAATTAATAATAGTCTTACTTTTTGAGTGAATTCTAATGCTGTCTTCGTCCCCAGATTCCACGAGGAGAGAGCAAAACCAACTATACCCACTCACCAGAAGCAGGCTGGGCTAGCTACTAGTAAGCTTGGCCTGGGGATTTCGGAGAAGAACAAGATTTTTCTAGCAGGGAATGAGCTTTGGTACAAGAAAATTATTGACCCATCAAGTGATTTCATCTTGACATGGAACTATGTCCTCCGTAT
The Oryza sativa Japonica Group chromosome 6, ASM3414082v1 DNA segment above includes these coding regions:
- the LOC4340353 gene encoding serine/arginine-rich splicing factor RSZ21A isoform X1 → MARVYVGNLDPRVTARELEDEFRVFGVLRSVWVARKPPGFAFIDFDDRRDAQDAIRDIDGKNGWRVELSRNASSGRGGRDRYGSSESKCYECGETGHFARECRLRIGSGGLGSGRRRSRSRSRSRSPRYRRSPSYGRRSYSPAGRSPRRRSVSPARARSYSRSPQYNRGRDESPAYDNGYRRSRS